A region from the Desmospora profundinema genome encodes:
- a CDS encoding response regulator transcription factor, translated as MMIRVLLVDDHPMVLKGLRLFMQTQEDMEVVGEASNGEEAMQKVAVHQPDVVLMDLMMPVMDGVEATRRIKASHPEVKVIVLTSFSDRDHVVPAIRAGAEGYQLKEIDADDLAMTVRAAYKGMTQLHPQAAGHLVSHVTGDSREERSTIQVLTPREREVLQLITAGKSNKEIAAELTIAEKTVKTHVSSILGKLDLQDRTQAAVFAMKQGWFE; from the coding sequence ATGATGATACGCGTGCTGTTGGTGGATGACCATCCGATGGTGCTCAAAGGGTTGCGCCTTTTTATGCAGACCCAAGAGGATATGGAGGTCGTCGGAGAAGCGTCCAACGGAGAAGAGGCGATGCAAAAAGTGGCGGTCCATCAGCCGGATGTGGTGTTGATGGATCTGATGATGCCGGTGATGGACGGAGTGGAAGCCACCCGCCGCATCAAGGCTTCCCACCCGGAAGTGAAGGTGATCGTCCTGACCAGCTTTTCCGACCGGGACCATGTGGTTCCGGCGATCCGGGCCGGTGCCGAAGGCTATCAATTAAAAGAGATCGATGCAGACGACCTTGCGATGACCGTCCGGGCGGCTTATAAGGGAATGACTCAACTTCATCCTCAGGCGGCCGGCCATCTCGTCTCCCATGTGACAGGGGACTCCAGGGAGGAGCGCTCTACCATTCAGGTGCTGACACCTCGGGAGAGGGAAGTGCTCCAGCTGATTACCGCCGGGAAAAGCAACAAAGAAATCGCCGCTGAACTCACGATCGCGGAAAAAACCGTCAAGACCCATGTGAGCAGCATTCTGGGCAAACTGGACCTGCAGGACCGCACCCAGGCGGCGGTGTTTGCGATGAAACAGGGTTGGTTTGAATGA
- a CDS encoding ArsA family ATPase, with protein sequence MRVILYTGKGGVGKTSIAAATGLRLAEEGKRTLVLSTDAAHSLSDSFDRPLTNDPVPISNRLWGMEVDPIKETERNWGAVQKWFQGVMDWAELDDTTSEEMIVFPGMEELFSLLKIKHYIKSGKFDTIVVDCAPTGETLRLLSYPNILKWWLEKIFPYEKRLVKVIKPVAKAVTGGLELPDSHTMDSIERLGRELEEMHRMIFQSRMTSVRIVMNPEKMVIAEARRSFTYLNFFGFHTDAVVVNKIFPEEAGIGYFKDWHIKHAQYLQEIKASFSPLPILKVPLMQDEVTGLQSLNRVADQAFAHVDVGSVLYEGTAEEVKREQERYVLKLALPFVTKDKVNVMQRGDELTITVGTYKRKVILPRVLMGRPVTGARFADEKLNIYFGDREM encoded by the coding sequence ATGAGAGTCATCTTGTACACGGGAAAAGGCGGTGTCGGCAAAACCAGTATTGCCGCCGCCACAGGCCTGCGGCTGGCGGAAGAAGGCAAACGAACATTAGTATTGAGTACCGATGCCGCTCATAGTCTATCCGATTCTTTTGACCGGCCTTTAACGAATGACCCTGTTCCAATCTCCAATCGTTTGTGGGGAATGGAAGTCGATCCCATAAAAGAAACGGAAAGAAACTGGGGAGCTGTTCAGAAGTGGTTTCAAGGCGTGATGGATTGGGCGGAGTTAGATGATACGACTTCCGAAGAGATGATAGTCTTTCCGGGAATGGAAGAACTGTTTAGCCTCCTGAAAATAAAACATTACATCAAAAGTGGCAAGTTTGACACCATCGTTGTCGATTGTGCCCCTACAGGTGAAACACTTCGGCTGTTAAGCTACCCAAACATCTTGAAATGGTGGCTGGAAAAGATCTTTCCGTATGAAAAACGGTTGGTCAAGGTGATCAAACCAGTGGCGAAAGCCGTCACCGGAGGGTTGGAACTTCCCGACTCCCATACGATGGATTCTATCGAACGGTTGGGACGGGAACTGGAAGAGATGCATCGTATGATTTTCCAGTCCCGTATGACGTCTGTTCGCATCGTGATGAACCCTGAAAAGATGGTGATCGCCGAAGCCCGTCGCTCCTTCACTTATTTAAACTTCTTTGGTTTTCATACGGATGCGGTTGTGGTCAACAAAATATTCCCCGAAGAAGCCGGCATCGGTTATTTCAAAGATTGGCATATCAAACACGCACAGTATTTACAGGAAATTAAAGCTTCCTTTTCCCCATTGCCGATTTTAAAAGTCCCCTTGATGCAAGACGAAGTGACAGGTCTTCAATCATTAAATAGAGTTGCTGATCAGGCGTTTGCCCATGTGGATGTTGGTTCCGTCTTATATGAAGGTACCGCTGAGGAAGTCAAACGGGAACAGGAAAGATACGTATTAAAATTGGCACTTCCTTTCGTCACAAAAGATAAAGTGAACGTCATGCAACGGGGAGATGAGTTAACAATTACAGTGGGAACGTATAAAAGAAAGGTGATTCTTCCCCGTGTCTTAATGGGAAGGCCCGTGACGGGTGCGAGATTTGCAGATGAAAAGTTGAACATTTATTTCGGCGATCGAGAGATGTGA
- a CDS encoding MarR family winged helix-turn-helix transcriptional regulator: MEQLMEFFLKNGLRPLQLDAQLEELEQKLTHSELTTLLFLDRYGELSMSELAAQLGAPLSTCTSIIHRLQKRKLIHRERDAKDRRIYLVKLTADGEGMVQKAKEQINAMFERVQAALTPEELQQFMFLTLKVAKAIQNEPKQIKQHKKAEVRRIQIED, encoded by the coding sequence ATGGAACAACTGATGGAATTTTTCTTGAAAAATGGACTTCGTCCGCTTCAACTGGATGCTCAATTAGAAGAATTGGAGCAAAAATTAACCCATTCCGAGCTGACGACATTGCTTTTCTTAGATCGTTACGGTGAATTGAGCATGTCAGAATTGGCCGCACAGTTAGGAGCCCCATTAAGTACATGTACGAGTATTATCCACCGGTTACAAAAGAGAAAGCTGATCCATCGGGAGAGAGATGCGAAAGATCGTCGTATTTATCTGGTGAAATTAACCGCAGACGGTGAGGGGATGGTTCAGAAAGCAAAGGAACAGATCAATGCGATGTTTGAGCGCGTCCAAGCGGCTTTAACCCCGGAGGAACTGCAACAATTTATGTTTTTGACTCTAAAAGTAGCCAAAGCGATACAAAATGAACCGAAGCAGATCAAACAGCATAAAAAAGCAGAAGTGAGAAGGATTCAAATTGAAGATTAG
- a CDS encoding Rieske (2Fe-2S) protein, with amino-acid sequence MATFIKVSTLTELKKSGVKVVKGEGNAIAVVYHEGRVYAVDNRCPHMGFPLHMGSLCDGILTCHWHHARFDLDSGGTLDPWADDVATYRTEIRDGVVWVESLPQDRKRLQHHRDRLREGLEQNLSLVIAKAVVALMEGREEPEKIAAIGVEFGTTHRRGGWRSGLTILSAMVNLLPKLDRHGQVLALYQGLRWIAAESAGMGTRFQLEPLPLKDGNPERLARWYRRCVEVRDVQGAERVLLTAIRAGLSDAQLSEWMMAAVTDHFYMDVGHVLDFHNKGFEILTKIGSDHRERVLSSLLPQLAGAERSEELHSWQSPVDLVAPLKRAFAEMETFPFGTIRKGEGDERLVETVLGEDPQTTVTEMTRALREGMDPRRLAQLVTLAAATRIRRFHVQNDFRDWDTALHTFTHAHAVHESLHRSVTPELVRGVFHAAMSVYLDRFLNIPAAKEPKGSREEWSLHPDELLSIMDKQQQVTEAAQWVQSYLDRGGDKDALFRTLGHALLREDAEFHTFQMVEAAVVEYDRWEKESGAMAQAAQETMILAMTRYLAAHAPTAREVPHVARIAWRLHRGEMLFEEEAESTEPTSI; translated from the coding sequence GTGGCGACGTTCATTAAAGTTTCTACCCTTACTGAACTGAAGAAATCGGGAGTAAAAGTGGTGAAGGGAGAAGGAAATGCCATTGCCGTCGTTTATCATGAGGGCCGTGTCTATGCAGTCGACAACCGTTGTCCCCACATGGGCTTCCCCCTTCATATGGGCTCTCTGTGCGACGGAATCCTGACCTGCCACTGGCACCATGCGCGCTTTGATCTGGACAGCGGAGGAACGCTGGATCCCTGGGCGGATGATGTAGCCACCTACCGGACGGAGATTCGGGATGGGGTGGTTTGGGTGGAGTCCCTTCCCCAAGATCGGAAACGACTGCAACACCATCGCGATCGTCTCCGGGAGGGATTGGAGCAAAACTTAAGCCTAGTGATCGCCAAAGCGGTGGTGGCTTTAATGGAAGGGAGAGAGGAACCGGAGAAAATCGCCGCCATCGGGGTGGAGTTTGGAACCACCCATCGTCGGGGCGGATGGCGCTCGGGATTAACCATCCTGAGTGCCATGGTGAACCTGCTGCCGAAGCTGGACCGGCACGGCCAAGTGTTGGCCTTGTATCAGGGGCTGCGGTGGATCGCGGCAGAGAGTGCCGGCATGGGCACCCGGTTTCAACTGGAACCGCTGCCGTTAAAGGATGGAAACCCGGAGCGGCTGGCCCGTTGGTATCGCCGCTGTGTCGAGGTGCGGGACGTTCAGGGAGCGGAGCGGGTTTTGCTGACGGCGATTCGAGCGGGGCTTTCGGATGCACAGTTGTCGGAGTGGATGATGGCGGCGGTGACCGATCATTTTTACATGGATGTGGGACATGTGTTGGATTTTCACAATAAGGGATTTGAAATCCTGACAAAGATCGGGTCGGATCACCGGGAGCGGGTGCTTTCCTCTCTGCTGCCACAACTGGCGGGGGCGGAACGGAGTGAGGAACTGCACAGCTGGCAATCTCCGGTCGATTTGGTCGCTCCGTTGAAACGGGCTTTCGCCGAAATGGAGACCTTCCCCTTTGGCACCATCAGGAAAGGAGAAGGGGATGAACGGTTGGTAGAAACCGTTCTGGGAGAAGATCCTCAAACCACTGTGACGGAAATGACACGGGCTTTACGGGAGGGGATGGATCCACGCCGTCTTGCCCAGTTGGTGACGTTGGCTGCGGCCACCCGCATCCGTCGCTTCCATGTACAAAATGACTTTCGTGATTGGGATACGGCATTGCATACCTTTACCCATGCCCATGCCGTCCATGAAAGTCTGCACCGTTCCGTAACGCCGGAGTTGGTGCGGGGGGTATTCCATGCGGCCATGAGTGTTTATCTGGATCGATTCCTTAACATTCCTGCTGCGAAAGAACCTAAAGGCAGCCGCGAGGAATGGTCTTTACATCCCGATGAATTGCTGTCGATCATGGATAAACAACAACAAGTGACAGAGGCGGCCCAATGGGTGCAATCCTATCTCGACCGGGGAGGAGACAAGGATGCTCTCTTCCGCACCCTTGGCCATGCGTTGTTGCGAGAGGACGCAGAGTTTCACACCTTCCAGATGGTGGAGGCGGCGGTGGTAGAATATGACCGCTGGGAGAAAGAATCGGGTGCAATGGCCCAAGCCGCCCAAGAAACGATGATCCTGGCCATGACTCGTTATCTGGCAGCCCATGCTCCTACCGCCCGCGAAGTTCCCCATGTCGCCCGGATCGCTTGGCGGCTTCACCGCGGGGAAATGTTGTTTGAGGAAGAGGCGGAATCGACGGAACCGACATCGATCTGA
- the trhA gene encoding PAQR family membrane homeostasis protein TrhA translates to MSLFKMKEPVNTWTHFITFLVAIVGLVFLILLSKDNVSKLVTMTIYGTSVILLYGASSLYHWVRTTPRKELLLKKLDHIAIYLLIAGSYTPVFTYGLEGAWKWTMLTAVWLLAAIGAFLKLWFVKAPRYISTVFYVTLGWIAVIPFVQLVGNLPIGAIILMIAGGVAYTIGAIIYATKCFDFFPNRFGFHEVFHLFVMAGTTIHFIMMLMYIVPM, encoded by the coding sequence ATGAGTTTGTTTAAGATGAAGGAACCGGTAAACACCTGGACCCACTTTATCACCTTTCTGGTGGCTATCGTCGGCTTGGTTTTTCTGATTCTGCTGTCCAAAGACAATGTATCCAAACTGGTGACCATGACGATTTACGGCACCAGCGTCATTCTGCTATACGGAGCCAGCTCCTTGTACCACTGGGTACGAACTACCCCTCGCAAAGAATTGCTGCTGAAAAAATTGGACCATATCGCGATCTATCTCCTGATCGCCGGTTCCTACACCCCGGTGTTCACCTATGGGCTGGAGGGAGCTTGGAAATGGACCATGCTGACCGCGGTCTGGCTGTTGGCGGCGATCGGGGCTTTCCTGAAGCTGTGGTTTGTAAAAGCTCCCCGCTACATTTCCACCGTCTTCTATGTCACGCTCGGATGGATCGCCGTTATTCCGTTTGTCCAGTTAGTGGGCAATCTGCCGATCGGGGCGATCATTTTAATGATCGCAGGGGGAGTGGCCTATACCATCGGGGCCATTATCTACGCCACAAAGTGCTTTGATTTCTTTCCCAACCGATTTGGCTTCCACGAAGTGTTCCACCTGTTTGTCATGGCCGGTACCACCATCCACTTCATTATGATGCTGATGTATATCGTGCCGATGTGA
- a CDS encoding GAF domain-containing sensor histidine kinase yields the protein MTGTLREREILKTIAETLNRSSDVEPMLQSVLKKLLDVTGLTTGWIFLSRERPEYSTPAMEGIPSALSWEGGRPMCEGSCWCLKDYWNGKLEQAVNIMECKRLEDAVKYEWGDTRGITHHATVPLMAAEERIGLLNVAAPGKERFSEEELSLLQSVAYQIGTAVQKNRLIQAQQRRAELFARLDEASRKIWSVRDPDDLPRQLTKGIAESLDWPYVGCWLHRGERLVLVAAVADGRSDGPGIARTPEEWGAVGASFQHQRMARGKWSLHFPGGEEKRWQSLAAVPLSTGRNRIGVLAIGSRDPAGWGESDLQVLKAVGEHVTLALESARLERERQEWTLSRERNRLARDLHDSVNQKLFSLSLTARAAQQLSPEHRELLRESLQDIQNWSHEALREMRSLIWQLRPPGLEDGLVTALEAYASRLGLAVKTEVNGVAPLDRCVVEALWRIGQEALNNVSKHAGVERVQVSLAVHGDRVKLRVSDRGCGFSVAAEENRSESLGITSMRERAKLLGGDVKVTSRPGEGTEVFADLPQQGGERDDDTRAVGG from the coding sequence ATGACAGGGACCTTGCGGGAACGGGAAATACTCAAAACGATTGCGGAAACCTTAAACCGCTCCTCCGATGTGGAACCGATGCTTCAGTCGGTATTAAAAAAACTGTTGGATGTGACAGGCTTGACCACTGGGTGGATTTTTTTGTCCCGGGAACGGCCCGAATATTCGACACCGGCCATGGAGGGAATCCCTTCGGCCCTTTCCTGGGAAGGGGGACGCCCCATGTGCGAAGGCTCTTGTTGGTGCTTGAAGGATTATTGGAATGGAAAGTTGGAACAAGCCGTCAACATCATGGAGTGTAAACGACTGGAAGATGCAGTTAAGTATGAGTGGGGAGATACCAGAGGAATCACACACCATGCCACCGTTCCGCTGATGGCGGCGGAGGAGCGGATCGGCCTCCTCAACGTGGCTGCTCCCGGAAAAGAGCGATTTAGCGAAGAAGAACTGTCCCTGCTTCAGTCGGTTGCTTATCAGATTGGTACGGCCGTCCAAAAAAATCGCCTCATCCAGGCCCAGCAACGCCGGGCCGAGCTATTCGCCCGTTTGGACGAAGCCAGCCGAAAAATTTGGTCCGTGCGGGACCCCGATGATCTGCCGCGTCAGTTGACAAAAGGGATCGCCGAGAGTCTGGACTGGCCCTATGTAGGCTGTTGGCTTCATCGAGGGGAGCGTCTTGTGTTGGTGGCCGCCGTTGCTGACGGCCGCAGTGACGGCCCCGGCATCGCCCGAACTCCGGAGGAGTGGGGAGCAGTGGGCGCCTCATTTCAACATCAGCGGATGGCACGGGGAAAATGGAGTCTCCACTTCCCGGGAGGAGAGGAGAAACGGTGGCAGTCGTTGGCGGCGGTCCCTTTGTCCACCGGTCGGAACCGGATCGGGGTGCTGGCCATCGGCAGCCGGGATCCCGCCGGATGGGGAGAGAGCGATCTGCAGGTGTTAAAAGCCGTTGGGGAACACGTCACCCTCGCTCTGGAGAGTGCGCGTCTGGAACGGGAGCGGCAGGAATGGACCCTGTCCCGGGAACGGAATCGGCTGGCCCGTGACTTGCATGATTCGGTTAATCAAAAGCTCTTTTCCCTGTCGTTAACGGCACGGGCGGCACAACAGCTATCACCGGAGCATCGGGAGCTGCTGCGGGAGAGCCTCCAGGATATCCAAAACTGGTCACATGAGGCCCTGCGGGAGATGCGGAGTTTGATCTGGCAACTGCGGCCGCCGGGGTTGGAAGATGGCTTGGTTACGGCTTTGGAGGCATATGCATCCAGATTGGGATTGGCAGTGAAGACAGAAGTGAACGGAGTGGCCCCTCTCGACCGCTGTGTGGTAGAGGCGTTGTGGCGCATCGGTCAGGAGGCACTCAACAATGTGAGTAAACATGCCGGTGTTGAGCGAGTACAGGTAAGTTTGGCTGTACATGGGGACCGGGTGAAACTGCGGGTATCGGATCGCGGGTGCGGTTTTTCCGTCGCCGCGGAAGAAAATCGGTCGGAGTCCTTGGGAATCACCAGTATGAGGGAGCGGGCGAAGCTGTTGGGCGGCGATGTGAAGGTGACGAGCCGTCCCGGGGAAGGGACGGAGGTGTTCGCCGACCTGCCGCAGCAGGGAGGAGAGAGGGATGATGATACGCGTGCTGTTGGTGGATGA